A genomic region of Gemmata massiliana contains the following coding sequences:
- a CDS encoding helix-turn-helix domain-containing protein, whose translation MLTVTEAAEHACVSESLVYAWCADGTLPHTRMGRKGKRGTIRIAVEALDGVLSAFKVGARRSCSEHSENHRKDP comes from the coding sequence GTGCTTACGGTCACAGAAGCAGCGGAGCACGCGTGCGTTTCCGAGTCGCTGGTGTACGCGTGGTGCGCCGACGGCACGCTGCCCCACACGCGCATGGGGCGCAAAGGCAAGCGCGGCACGATTCGAATCGCCGTCGAGGCTCTCGACGGGGTGTTGTCCGCATTCAAGGTAGGGGCGCGAAGGAGTTGCTCGGAACACAGCGAGAACCACCGAAAAGACCCTTGA